In Actinobacillus indolicus, a single genomic region encodes these proteins:
- a CDS encoding virulence RhuM family protein, with the protein MTKSEIVSSVAEYLTFMTATGESQVNAIYADENVWLSQKMMGQLYDVEVPTINYHLKKVFDDNELSENSVIRNFRITADDGKNYQTKHYNLSAIIAVGYKVNSERAVQFRKWATEIIQTYTIKGFAMDDERLKNDGTRLGKKYFEEQLARIREIRLSERKFYQKITDIYATSIDYDRTATATKRFFATVQNKLHWAIHGHTAAELIVERANASKPNMGLTTWKDAPQGKIYPFDVVVAKNYLSDNELAQLQRLVSAYLDMAEDMALRQIPMTMQDWETRLNRFLDATDRAVLQDAGKVTAEIAKAHALSEFEKYRVIQDQNFESDFDRLLKGE; encoded by the coding sequence ATGACCAAATCGGAAATTGTTTCTTCGGTGGCGGAATATCTCACCTTTATGACTGCCACAGGTGAGAGCCAAGTCAATGCCATTTATGCGGACGAAAATGTCTGGCTGAGCCAAAAAATGATGGGGCAGCTTTATGATGTTGAAGTGCCTACGATTAACTATCACCTAAAAAAAGTCTTTGATGATAATGAGTTATCAGAAAATTCAGTTATTAGAAATTTTCGAATAACTGCCGATGACGGTAAAAATTACCAGACCAAACACTATAATCTTTCAGCGATTATTGCCGTGGGCTATAAAGTCAATTCCGAGCGAGCGGTGCAGTTTCGCAAATGGGCGACCGAGATTATTCAAACCTACACCATCAAAGGCTTTGCGATGGACGATGAACGATTGAAAAATGACGGCACTCGTTTAGGCAAAAAGTATTTTGAAGAACAACTTGCCCGTATCCGAGAAATTCGCCTGTCGGAACGCAAGTTTTACCAAAAAATCACCGATATTTATGCAACTTCCATTGATTACGACCGCACCGCCACAGCAACCAAACGCTTTTTTGCCACGGTGCAAAATAAGTTGCATTGGGCAATTCACGGTCATACCGCCGCAGAATTGATTGTGGAACGAGCAAACGCCAGCAAGCCGAATATGGGCTTGACCACTTGGAAAGACGCACCACAGGGCAAAATTTATCCTTTTGATGTGGTGGTAGCGAAAAATTATTTATCCGACAACGAATTGGCTCAACTGCAACGGTTGGTATCTGCTTATTTGGATATGGCAGAAGATATGGCATTACGTCAAATTCCGATGACAATGCAAGATTGGGAAACCAGACTCAACCGCTTTTTAGACGCCACTGATCGAGCCGTGTTGCAAGATGCCGGCAAAGTTACCGCCGAAATCGCCAAAGCTCACGCTTTAAGCGAGTTTGAAAAATATCGTGTTATTCAAGACCAAAATTTTGAAAGCGATTTTGACCGTTTGTTGAAAGGGGAATAA
- a CDS encoding efflux RND transporter periplasmic adaptor subunit has translation MKKLILLSALPILFLTACQEQNSEQAETALMKVNVVQVQPATLTQTLRLSGSITAKEDVAVGTALLGLQIQTVNVEVGDVVKKGQVLATLETSNVQSQLRQNDANLQRAKANLVSQQSALTEAEATLKRYQTLMKSDAISRQELEQQQVKARAARAVVQAANAEIAQVQAQLDDSRYQHKKAEVLAPADGIITQRRAEVGNLTDSNALFHLARNGELEVTVDASAEDLSLLKTGLQAEIQVLDQTTSGQIRLLSSQIDQTSRTGKVRIQLQTPAQITLGTPATAIIKLPEMQAPTTLPLSAVNFNADGTAFVMVVNRNQQIERRPISLGEVNQGTAEILSGLKVGEQVVQKAGTLINAGDRVEPMVK, from the coding sequence ATGAAAAAATTGATTTTATTATCTGCCTTACCCATCTTATTTCTAACCGCTTGCCAAGAGCAAAACAGTGAACAAGCTGAAACAGCATTAATGAAAGTAAATGTGGTTCAGGTGCAACCTGCCACATTAACGCAGACGTTGCGTCTTTCAGGCTCGATTACGGCGAAAGAAGATGTTGCTGTTGGAACGGCGTTGCTTGGTTTGCAAATTCAAACAGTCAATGTAGAAGTGGGCGATGTGGTTAAAAAAGGGCAGGTTTTAGCCACGCTAGAAACAAGTAATGTGCAATCGCAGTTGCGTCAGAATGATGCGAATTTACAGCGAGCTAAGGCGAATTTGGTTTCGCAGCAATCCGCTTTAACCGAGGCGGAAGCTACGCTGAAACGTTATCAAACCTTGATGAAAAGCGATGCCATAAGCCGTCAGGAATTGGAGCAACAACAGGTGAAAGCTCGTGCGGCTCGTGCGGTGGTTCAGGCGGCGAATGCGGAAATCGCTCAGGTGCAGGCACAGCTTGACGATAGCCGTTATCAACACAAAAAAGCCGAGGTGCTTGCCCCCGCAGACGGCATTATCACGCAACGCCGTGCCGAAGTGGGCAATTTAACGGACAGCAATGCCTTGTTTCATCTTGCACGCAATGGCGAGTTAGAAGTTACCGTTGATGCCAGTGCGGAAGACCTATCTTTGCTCAAAACAGGCTTGCAGGCGGAAATTCAAGTGCTTGACCAAACGACAAGCGGTCAAATTCGCTTGCTTTCTTCCCAAATCGACCAAACAAGTCGTACAGGCAAAGTGCGTATTCAGCTGCAAACCCCAGCTCAAATCACGCTCGGCACACCAGCCACAGCCATCATCAAACTGCCCGAAATGCAAGCCCCAACCACTTTGCCTTTAAGTGCGGTCAATTTCAACGCAGACGGAACCGCCTTTGTGATGGTGGTCAATCGCAATCAACAAATAGAACGCCGCCCGATTAGCCTAGGAGAAGTCAATCAAGGCACAGCCGAAATCCTATCAGGCTTGAAAGTTGGCGAACAAGTGGTGCAAAAGGCAGGTACATTGATTAACGCAGGGGATCGGGTTGAGCCGATGGTGAAGTAG
- a CDS encoding MarR family winged helix-turn-helix transcriptional regulator produces MSNFDKLGKQISEVDATMDAWISKLGLGYNHFAVLYSLAAAESGQCTQKQICDEWLLPKQTVFNVCKEYKEKGWIEFSESAVDKREKMMRLTADGKEKAEPVWQATQQLADKTFAKLGEKKTAQLFALLAEFCTVCREQIDKADTVA; encoded by the coding sequence ATGAGCAACTTCGACAAACTAGGCAAACAAATCAGTGAAGTAGATGCCACAATGGACGCTTGGATCTCCAAATTAGGCTTGGGTTATAACCATTTTGCGGTGTTGTATTCGTTGGCAGCGGCGGAAAGTGGGCAATGTACGCAAAAGCAAATTTGCGATGAATGGCTGTTGCCGAAACAGACGGTGTTTAACGTGTGCAAGGAGTATAAGGAAAAAGGCTGGATTGAATTTAGCGAAAGTGCGGTGGATAAACGGGAAAAAATGATGCGTTTAACCGCAGACGGCAAGGAGAAGGCGGAACCGGTTTGGCAGGCGACACAGCAGTTGGCGGATAAAACTTTTGCAAAATTAGGCGAGAAAAAGACCGCTCAATTGTTTGCTTTGTTGGCGGAGTTTTGCACGGTTTGCCGTGAGCAAATCGATAAAGCGGATACGGTGGCTTGA
- a CDS encoding ABC transporter six-transmembrane domain-containing protein encodes MSLENLEPTFEPTLAPTMLRSLKTLALQHKKRLFATFGLVAAENLLLLIYPLVGSFAVNAVLNGQLVSALAYALMVLIIWGVGAARRAVDTRAFTRIYTELAVPVILNQRIKGIDTSTTTARVALSREFVNFFEHHLPTLITSAFSIIGAVLMLLLIEFWSGVVALLIVVGFGLLLPHYVKVNDRLYFKLNNRLEKEVDRVERAKNSELIKHYRLVERFRVLISNREAFSFLCIGVAMCVLFGVTLTVLTLKQGVTAGHIYAVITYLWTFAISLDDAPRLVEELSKLKDIGKRVEVE; translated from the coding sequence ATGTCCTTAGAAAATCTTGAACCGACCTTTGAGCCAACCCTTGCACCAACAATGCTCCGTTCGCTCAAAACCCTTGCTTTGCAACATAAAAAGCGACTGTTCGCCACATTCGGCTTGGTAGCGGCGGAAAATCTGCTGTTGTTGATTTATCCTTTGGTGGGCAGTTTTGCGGTGAATGCGGTGCTAAACGGGCAACTGGTTTCCGCTCTCGCTTATGCCTTGATGGTGCTGATTATTTGGGGCGTGGGGGCGGCTCGCCGTGCGGTGGACACACGAGCCTTCACTCGCATTTACACGGAACTTGCCGTGCCGGTGATTTTGAACCAGCGGATTAAAGGCATTGATACTTCAACCACCACCGCTCGTGTGGCGTTGTCCCGTGAGTTTGTGAATTTCTTTGAACACCATTTGCCGACCTTGATTACCTCGGCGTTTTCGATTATCGGGGCGGTGCTGATGTTGCTGTTGATTGAATTTTGGTCGGGCGTGGTGGCATTGTTGATTGTGGTTGGCTTTGGCTTGCTGTTGCCCCATTATGTGAAGGTCAATGACCGTCTGTATTTCAAGCTCAACAACCGCCTTGAAAAAGAAGTGGATCGGGTGGAACGTGCCAAAAACAGCGAACTGATTAAACATTATCGCTTGGTGGAACGTTTCCGTGTGCTAATTTCCAACCGAGAAGCGTTCAGTTTTTTGTGTATCGGCGTGGCAATGTGTGTGCTGTTTGGCGTAACGCTCACGGTTTTAACCCTAAAACAAGGCGTTACCGCAGGGCATATTTATGCGGTGATTACTTATCTTTGGACCTTCGCCATCAGCCTTGATGATGCACCAAGATTGGTGGAAGAATTGTCGAAGTTGAAGGATATTGGGAAAAGGGTAGAAGTGGAGTAA
- a CDS encoding NADP-dependent isocitrate dehydrogenase, producing the protein MSNAKITYTLTDEAPMLATYSFLPIVQAFTAAADIDVETKDISLAGRILANLSAYLKEEQKTADALAELGELAKKPEANIIKLPNISASIPQLNAAIAELQSQGFAVPNYPADPKTEEEKAIKAAYAKVLGSAVNPVLREGNSDRRAPKAVKNYAKKNPHSMGAWSKESKTKVAHMESGDFYGSEQSVTLPMDAVNAQFKIEFVAKDGSVKELKGLSALKAGEVIDSSVMSLSALKTFVKQTKADAKAAGVLFSAHLKATMMKVSDPIIFGAIVSVYFEEVFGKYADLFAQLGVNPNNGLGELYAKIAGHPQEAEVKAAIDSAIENGPLIAMVNSDKGITNLHVPSDVIVDASMPAMIRTSGQMWNKEGKQQDTFALIPDRCYAGVYTAVIEDCKENGAFDPKTMGSVPNVGLMAQKAEEYGSHDKTFQAEADGEIRVVDANGNVYMKHQVEAGDIFRMCQTKDAPIKDWVKLAVTRARLSETPVVFWLDENRAHDREIIKKVKAYLPEFNPEGLDISILSPVEACKFSIQRIREGKDTISATGNVLRDYLTDLFPILELGTSAKMLSIVPLMNGGGLFETGAGGSAPKHIEQFIEEGYLRWDSLGEFLALQASLEHIAQTQNNAKAQVLADALDEANAKFLDNDKSPGRKLGTIDNRGSHFYLAMYWAEALANQSKDAELAAKFQPIVTAMQASEAQINAELIGAQGKAQAIKGYYQPDFSATSQAMRPSQTLNEIIRHIHP; encoded by the coding sequence ATGTCAAACGCAAAAATCACTTATACACTCACCGATGAAGCACCGATGCTGGCGACTTATTCTTTTCTTCCGATTGTTCAAGCCTTTACTGCGGCGGCGGATATTGATGTTGAAACGAAAGATATTTCGCTTGCAGGCCGTATTCTTGCCAATTTATCTGCCTATTTAAAAGAGGAGCAAAAAACGGCAGATGCTTTGGCTGAACTGGGCGAGCTCGCTAAAAAGCCTGAAGCTAACATCATCAAACTGCCAAATATCTCCGCCTCTATTCCTCAATTAAATGCTGCCATTGCTGAATTACAATCCCAAGGTTTTGCCGTACCGAATTATCCAGCTGATCCGAAAACAGAAGAAGAAAAAGCGATCAAAGCAGCCTATGCCAAAGTATTAGGCTCTGCGGTAAATCCTGTATTGCGTGAGGGGAACTCCGACCGCCGAGCACCAAAAGCGGTTAAAAATTATGCAAAGAAAAATCCGCACTCAATGGGTGCTTGGTCAAAAGAGTCTAAAACGAAAGTCGCTCATATGGAATCAGGGGATTTTTACGGTTCAGAACAATCCGTTACCTTACCGATGGATGCAGTAAATGCACAATTTAAAATTGAATTTGTTGCAAAAGACGGTTCGGTAAAAGAGTTGAAAGGCTTGTCAGCGTTGAAAGCCGGCGAGGTGATTGATTCGTCAGTAATGAGTTTATCAGCCTTAAAAACCTTTGTTAAACAGACAAAAGCAGATGCGAAAGCTGCGGGTGTGTTATTTTCTGCACATTTAAAAGCAACGATGATGAAGGTGTCTGATCCGATTATTTTTGGGGCTATTGTTTCGGTCTATTTTGAAGAGGTATTCGGCAAATATGCAGATCTCTTTGCGCAATTAGGCGTGAATCCGAATAACGGCTTGGGTGAGTTGTATGCCAAGATCGCAGGTCATCCGCAAGAAGCCGAAGTAAAAGCGGCGATTGATTCTGCGATTGAAAACGGTCCTTTGATTGCGATGGTGAATTCAGATAAAGGTATTACCAATTTGCATGTTCCGTCTGATGTCATTGTTGACGCTTCAATGCCTGCGATGATCCGGACTTCAGGTCAAATGTGGAATAAAGAGGGCAAACAACAAGATACTTTTGCGCTGATTCCGGATCGTTGCTATGCCGGCGTATATACCGCCGTGATTGAAGATTGTAAAGAAAATGGCGCATTTGATCCGAAAACGATGGGATCTGTTCCGAATGTGGGACTTATGGCACAGAAAGCGGAAGAATATGGCTCGCACGATAAAACTTTCCAAGCTGAAGCTGATGGGGAAATTCGAGTGGTGGATGCTAACGGCAATGTGTATATGAAACATCAGGTGGAAGCCGGTGATATTTTCCGTATGTGCCAAACCAAAGATGCGCCGATTAAAGATTGGGTCAAACTTGCCGTCACTCGTGCTCGTTTATCAGAAACACCAGTGGTTTTCTGGCTTGATGAAAACCGTGCTCACGATCGTGAAATCATCAAAAAAGTAAAAGCCTATTTACCTGAGTTTAATCCTGAGGGGTTAGACATCAGCATTCTTTCACCGGTTGAAGCGTGTAAATTCTCGATTCAACGCATTCGTGAGGGGAAAGACACCATTTCTGCCACAGGTAATGTATTGCGCGACTATTTAACCGACTTATTTCCGATTTTAGAATTAGGCACATCAGCAAAAATGCTTTCGATTGTGCCATTGATGAATGGTGGCGGTTTGTTTGAAACCGGTGCGGGCGGTTCAGCACCAAAACATATCGAACAATTTATTGAAGAAGGTTATTTACGTTGGGACTCTTTAGGTGAATTCTTAGCATTACAAGCCTCTCTTGAGCATATCGCCCAAACTCAAAATAACGCTAAAGCACAAGTATTGGCGGATGCGTTGGATGAAGCAAATGCAAAGTTCCTTGATAACGATAAATCACCGGGGCGTAAATTAGGTACGATTGATAACCGTGGTTCTCACTTCTACCTTGCTATGTACTGGGCGGAAGCCTTAGCCAATCAAAGCAAAGATGCGGAACTTGCAGCAAAATTCCAACCGATTGTAACTGCAATGCAAGCCTCAGAAGCGCAAATCAATGCGGAATTGATTGGCGCACAAGGTAAAGCACAGGCAATTAAAGGTTACTATCAACCTGATTTTAGTGCGACATCACAAGCAATGAGACCATCTCAAACATTAAATGAGATTATTCGTCATATACATCCGTAA
- a CDS encoding Bax inhibitor-1 family protein yields MQDRLVTSARGESLLSTHKVLRNTYFLLALTLAFSAVVASVTMALNLPRLPWWGMLVGFYGLLFLTNATANSAAGLASVFALTGFLGYSLGPILNAYISNGLGDVVALALGATALVFFSCSAYVLTTKRDMSFLSGMMIALFVVLLVGIVANIFLAMPALSLAISALFVVFSTAAILYSTSNIIHGGETNYIRATVDLYVSIYNLFVSLLQLLGVFGSDD; encoded by the coding sequence ATGCAAGATCGTTTAGTCACTTCCGCAAGAGGTGAATCCCTTCTTAGCACACATAAAGTATTACGTAATACTTACTTTTTACTTGCGTTAACGCTCGCATTTTCTGCGGTTGTTGCGTCTGTCACAATGGCTCTGAACTTACCTCGCTTGCCTTGGTGGGGAATGTTAGTCGGTTTTTATGGCTTACTTTTCTTAACCAATGCAACGGCAAACAGCGCAGCAGGGTTAGCAAGTGTTTTTGCGTTAACAGGCTTCTTAGGTTATAGCTTAGGTCCAATTTTGAATGCCTATATCAGCAACGGCTTAGGCGATGTGGTTGCATTGGCTTTAGGGGCGACTGCGTTAGTGTTCTTTAGCTGTTCTGCTTATGTATTAACTACTAAACGTGATATGTCTTTCTTATCGGGCATGATGATTGCATTGTTTGTGGTGTTATTAGTTGGCATTGTAGCGAATATCTTCTTAGCTATGCCTGCGTTAAGTTTAGCGATCAGTGCATTATTTGTGGTGTTCTCAACGGCTGCAATTTTATATTCGACTAGCAACATTATCCATGGCGGTGAAACCAACTATATCCGTGCAACCGTTGATTTATATGTGTCTATCTACAACCTATTTGTAAGCTTATTACAACTTTTAGGTGTGTTTGGTAGCGACGATTAA
- a CDS encoding TusE/DsrC/DsvC family sulfur relay protein, with product MTYFIELNHQQYPTDEHGYLKNLDDWSPELAVIIAQKDNLELSEAHWEIVYFVREFYQEYKTSPAIRMLVKALSQKFGEEKGSSRYLQRLFPEGPAKQATKIAGLPKPAKCL from the coding sequence ATGACCTATTTTATCGAACTCAATCATCAACAATACCCCACAGACGAACACGGCTATTTAAAAAATTTAGACGACTGGTCGCCTGAACTTGCCGTGATTATTGCTCAAAAAGATAATCTTGAACTTAGCGAAGCCCATTGGGAGATCGTCTATTTTGTGCGAGAATTTTATCAAGAATATAAAACATCCCCAGCAATTCGAATGCTGGTAAAAGCCTTGTCACAGAAATTTGGCGAAGAAAAAGGCAGCAGCCGTTATCTACAACGTTTATTCCCCGAAGGCCCTGCAAAACAGGCAACCAAAATTGCAGGCTTGCCAAAACCTGCGAAATGTTTATAG
- a CDS encoding glycosyltransferase family 9 protein, producing the protein MNSPQSICILRLSAIGDVCHTLAVVQAIQRQYPQAEITWIIGKTESMLMQGIPNVTLVPYDKKTGWKGILALWKQLRDKRFDYLLNMQTALRASILSLGIRAKQKVGFNRDRAREGQWLFTNKKVEQTASPHVLDGQMMFAKAIGVQDLRPTWNLPVSEADLAYTSQFIDKQRKNLVIAPCSSKKEKDWSPENYGQIAQFALAQNINVIIAGSPSAYEMDVAAKIQQLVPNSLNLAGKTNLKQLAALIRQADLVLSSDSGPAHIATTQNTTVIGLYAIHNPRRTGPYLDLDKVVSVYDQAVLESRGKPWEQLPWATSAKGDGLMDRISVEQVKQKIQDYL; encoded by the coding sequence ATGAACAGCCCACAATCAATTTGTATTTTACGCCTTTCTGCGATTGGTGATGTTTGCCATACCCTTGCTGTCGTGCAAGCCATTCAACGCCAATATCCGCAAGCTGAAATCACTTGGATTATTGGTAAAACGGAGTCGATGTTGATGCAAGGTATCCCGAATGTAACCCTTGTGCCTTATGATAAGAAAACGGGGTGGAAAGGGATTTTGGCGTTATGGAAACAGCTTCGTGACAAGCGGTTCGATTATCTGTTAAATATGCAAACGGCATTGCGTGCGTCTATTTTATCGTTAGGTATTCGAGCAAAACAGAAAGTGGGATTTAATCGAGATCGGGCAAGAGAAGGACAGTGGTTATTTACAAATAAAAAGGTGGAACAGACCGCTTCCCCCCACGTTTTAGACGGTCAGATGATGTTTGCTAAAGCGATAGGTGTGCAAGATCTCCGCCCAACTTGGAACTTGCCTGTGAGTGAAGCAGATTTAGCCTATACGTCACAATTTATTGATAAACAAAGAAAAAATTTAGTCATTGCCCCCTGTTCTAGCAAAAAAGAGAAAGATTGGTCGCCTGAAAATTATGGGCAAATTGCACAGTTTGCATTAGCACAAAACATCAATGTGATTATTGCAGGCTCTCCATCGGCTTATGAGATGGATGTGGCTGCAAAAATTCAACAACTTGTACCGAACAGTCTTAATCTTGCAGGCAAAACCAATTTAAAACAACTTGCTGCATTAATTCGCCAAGCGGATTTGGTGCTATCGTCGGATTCAGGTCCAGCCCATATTGCAACAACTCAAAATACGACGGTGATTGGTCTATACGCCATTCATAACCCACGCCGTACAGGTCCTTATTTAGATTTAGATAAAGTGGTGTCTGTTTATGATCAGGCGGTATTAGAAAGTCGTGGAAAACCTTGGGAACAGTTGCCTTGGGCGACAAGTGCGAAAGGTGATGGGCTGATGGATCGAATTTCAGTAGAGCAGGTGAAACAGAAAATTCAAGATTATTTATAA